The Streptococcus pluranimalium genome contains a region encoding:
- a CDS encoding DUF2273 domain-containing protein — protein MEIVEKYKYPIIGGGIAFFLALLLVTFGFFKTLFILILVVAGSYAAYYAEQTGLIDRFLENFK, from the coding sequence ATGGAAATAGTTGAAAAATATAAATACCCCATCATTGGTGGAGGGATAGCTTTCTTCTTAGCGCTTCTACTAGTGACATTTGGTTTCTTTAAAACATTATTCATTCTTATTTTGGTTGTTGCTGGTAGCTATGCTGCTTATTATGCCGAACAAACAGGTTTGATTGATCGTTTTTTAGAGAACTTTAAATAA
- a CDS encoding Asp23/Gls24 family envelope stress response protein translates to MVENISVNNNPVDPKAIRGQLTYEDKVIEKIVGLAVEHVNGLLAINGGFFSNIKEKLVNTNNVTDGVNVEVGTKQVAVDLDAVVEYQQHVPTIFDQIKKVVEEEITKMTDLEVVEVNVNVVDIKTRAQHEADSVSLQDRVASGAQATSDFVSNQYDNAKGAVSHGVDRVQEQREPRVK, encoded by the coding sequence ATGGTAGAAAACATTTCAGTAAACAACAATCCAGTTGATCCAAAAGCAATTCGTGGGCAGTTGACATATGAAGACAAAGTTATTGAAAAAATTGTAGGTCTTGCAGTTGAACACGTTAATGGTTTACTTGCTATCAATGGTGGTTTCTTCTCAAATATCAAAGAAAAATTGGTTAATACGAACAACGTTACTGACGGTGTCAATGTTGAAGTGGGTACGAAACAAGTAGCAGTTGATTTAGATGCTGTTGTAGAATACCAACAACACGTTCCAACAATCTTTGATCAAATTAAAAAAGTTGTTGAAGAAGAAATCACAAAGATGACTGACCTCGAAGTAGTTGAAGTGAACGTAAATGTTGTTGATATTAAAACACGTGCACAACATGAAGCTGATTCAGTTTCTCTACAAGATCGTGTAGCAAGTGGTGCTCAGGCAACTAGTGACTTTGTTTCAAATCAATACGATAATGCCAAAGGTGCGGTAAGCCATGGTGTTGATCGTGTTCAGGAACAACGTGAGCCACGCGTAAAATAA
- the amaP gene encoding alkaline shock response membrane anchor protein AmaP: MAKGLKIFYSLIGLVLLTILGNVIVLNQRFLNLQAFSWLPVDYRPTVFFREILAQYLLWAATILFVLVLVTILVILFFPRRYSEVELQDKQGKLKLKKSAVEGYVKSLVESEGLMKNPKVTAHLYKKKFKVDVKGQVVPRTKVIANTEQLKKDVETGLKAFFGIEHDVDFNVKVKDVVEEKTLKTGRVE, from the coding sequence ATGGCAAAAGGATTGAAAATTTTCTATAGCCTTATTGGCTTAGTGCTCCTCACAATACTTGGTAATGTCATCGTTCTTAATCAAAGGTTCTTGAACCTACAAGCCTTCTCATGGCTTCCTGTTGACTATCGCCCAACAGTTTTCTTTAGGGAAATACTAGCTCAATATCTCTTGTGGGCCGCTACTATCTTGTTTGTTCTTGTTTTAGTAACTATTCTTGTTATTTTATTCTTCCCACGTCGTTATAGTGAAGTAGAATTACAAGATAAACAAGGAAAATTGAAGCTAAAAAAATCAGCCGTAGAAGGTTACGTGAAGAGCCTTGTTGAATCAGAAGGTTTGATGAAAAACCCTAAGGTAACAGCTCATCTTTATAAAAAGAAATTTAAGGTTGATGTTAAAGGGCAGGTTGTTCCTAGAACGAAAGTTATCGCAAATACTGAACAACTCAAAAAGGATGTTGAAACAGGTTTGAAAGCTTTCTTCGGTATCGAGCATGATGTAGACTTTAATGTGAAAGTCAAAGATGTTGTTGAGGAAAAAACACTCAAAACAGGTCGTGTAGAGTAG
- a CDS encoding CsbD family protein — MSEEKFDAKVEKVSGSVKEGLGKVTGDKRTETEGKAEKASGSVKEKIADAKDTVKGAIDGLKNN, encoded by the coding sequence ATGTCTGAAGAAAAATTTGATGCAAAAGTAGAAAAAGTTTCTGGTAGTGTTAAAGAAGGTCTTGGAAAAGTGACTGGTGATAAGCGTACAGAAACTGAAGGTAAAGCCGAGAAAGCATCTGGTAGCGTTAAAGAAAAAATTGCTGACGCAAAAGATACCGTAAAGGGCGCTATTGACGGTCTTAAAAATAATTAA
- a CDS encoding GlsB/YeaQ/YmgE family stress response membrane protein, with protein sequence MISFIWSLIVGALIGLVAGAITKKGGSMGWIANILAGIAGSWVGQALFGAWGPSLAGMALIPSIIGAVIVVIVVSFVISKTK encoded by the coding sequence ATGATTTCATTTATTTGGTCACTTATCGTTGGAGCACTTATTGGTCTTGTTGCTGGAGCAATCACTAAAAAAGGTGGTTCTATGGGTTGGATCGCTAATATCTTAGCTGGTATTGCTGGTTCATGGGTCGGACAAGCTCTATTTGGTGCTTGGGGTCCTAGTCTTGCTGGTATGGCACTTATTCCATCAATTATTGGTGCGGTTATCGTTGTTATTGTTGTATCATTTGTAATTTCAAAAACAAAATAA